Below is a window of Trichosurus vulpecula isolate mTriVul1 chromosome 4, mTriVul1.pri, whole genome shotgun sequence DNA.
ccccactgaaagAAAGATTGATGAAAACTACATTCACAGTAGTCAAAGACATATTTCCTACATTCAACAATGCCATAAAAAAGTCAGTGGGACATTAATTCACTTATTTTTCTGTTCCTAAATTACTCCATTGATGAAAGAGTAATGCTGAGATTTCAACATTTCTGTCCCTCATATTTGGAGATAGCACTGAAAATGATCTTGACAGAATTACAATAGCACTCAACATTCCTCCAAATGTAGATGACAGTTTTGACTAAGAAGGAATTTTAGGTATCATCTACTGCAGTGCACCtctatcagcatagagatgaggTCATTTAAGCCTACAGAAGTCAAGTTGACATGCCACTTAGTGGCAAAAACTTGACTAGACACCATGTCACCTCACTCAAGGGTTATTGCCACTGTGGCAAAACTTTTCTCATAACCTGGAAGTCCAGAAAATAGATCCACATAGCAATATTAACTTTAGCCTAATCTTTGATTCAGTAGTACAGTCAGATTGAATGAGATGGATAAAATGTCCTATGGTATACATATCCACTCAGATGTTCACACAAGTCATGTGTaggtttatgtgtgtgtatgtatatacatgtatgtgtatgcatatatgcataatgTTGGATAGAAATTAGAGGTAGCATTGATCATGCTGGGGAGCTTCCCTAGATGTTTACATGATACTGAGTGCTTTTTATTTcagataaaactttaaaaaactaagGAATTTATTAACTGTAGTATTCATGATCTTTGGGTGAAAATTATTTTATGACCCTGAAATCATACAGTGTTATTATCCACTAGAGGGGGAAACCCCACACAGATGATCTGTTTACTTAAAGGTctatgtttatttcattttatctatattatttgtatttattctataaaGAATCAAACTAGCAGAATCGGAGGAAAAAGCAATTGTTTATTACGGAAGTGAGAGGATTGGGTGAGGGAAGATTGACTTAAAATTTATAGTTCATTCCCATAAATTCAAAGACCTTTCATTGTTAAAAATAAGTCTATTAAATTCTTATAATACTTTTGGCCAGTTTAAGGTTTGCCCAGTCTCTGCTCATGGCACTAGTATTAACTTCCCTGGAAAATGCAGAAGGTAGGAGTTGCAGAAGTTGATTAATGATCCAACCCCAAATAGGCAGAAGGTACTAACAAAATTCTTCTGAATAGattatttgtttgcttcttgCTGTATAGCTACTGCAAAGAAAAATGCCACTTTTCTTTACAACTGTAGAAATTAAGTGAGTGGAAGGGCTCATCAGATCTGCATGGCCCCAGAGGACTACTGCAGTGACAATTTTGCTGAGGTGGGAAGGTCACAAGCAGGCTCTGGTATTGATGGATGGAATTCACAGAAACAAAAGATGCATCACTAACTGTCACGAATGTTCTCCACAATTGTCACATTATTCCTCACTGCGTCCTcatgaaatgtttaacaaaccAAAGGGATTTCACAAAATGTCAAGTCTGCTAAATTTTTATAACCAAGCTTGTGATTTTCTTGGTGGAGTAGGTAGAAGAGGTCAGCAAATATGTCCTCTACTGGACATGTTAAGGGAGAGAActcctttatttttccctctctacCTTCTCTGATATCTCCAGTTCTGTAATtaacttaatttaaaatttacataCTCACCGttgtaaggaaccttagaaatcataggATCCACTCTGCTTATTTGGAAGAAAACTGGGACCTCATAGAGCTTAGTGACTTGTCTAAGCTCACACACCTGAGTTTTGGCAAAGCAGCATCTATAACTCAGTTATTTTGACTCCTGTGGTTCTGTATTCCTTTTCCAATGTGGTTCTGTATTCCTTTTACTCTGTCATGTCCTCTCCTGCCTTTTCTGTGTGTGTGATCCCCTTGTCGGTACTACTGATCTTAATGCTTATTTTCTAGTGTATTCTTTAGTATATTGTATGCACAATAAAAGAGTAATGATActtgttatttttaattagaaTAATAACTTATgtttataaaattctttataatttgcaaaatgctttcctcacaacactgTGAGCTATGGAGTCAGGATTCAGACTCCTTATTTTCAGTGAAGGACTTATAATAGAAGAGCAATTCTCAAAGTGTGGGATGTGGATCCCTTTCACAGAGTCCAAGAGGTCTAAACTATTTTATAATTGCTACTATGATATAACTTGCCTATTGAAATACTCTTTGCTTTTCTAACTACCTATccatgtgaggctggattttcacTGCATACTTCAAAATAACATACCACAACAGATCGAGTGCAGGAGCAGAGAAGAGAACATAGCTGTCTTCTGTTAAGTCATACACTAAAGAGATTTgcagaaatatataaaatgataccattcttctcactaaatttttttgttgtgaaaaatattattttcatatctatctacatacgtatatacatatatgttatttatgtttAAATTTAATGGGTTTATctgttttaaatgaattaaatattttaaatatcaattttAATTTCTACTATGATAAATATAtaagtttgtatgtgtgtgcatatatgtgtacatacacatatatacaggctCTGTGGGATCCTTGttatttttaagattataaaggaGTCCTTAGTAATTTTTAAAGATATAGGTACCTGAGACCAAAAGGCTCCACTAATTCTCTAGTCTCTTCAACACATAacttttgccactttcttcttatttttcgATGTACCAACTATCTATCCACCTCAAAAGCTGTTACTTCTACTGCCTTTCAAGCCACTCCACAGTTATTATTCTCTATCCACACCAGGTCACATCAGTATTCCTCTATAAAACACAAATAATTTCCCCCCATATCCACAGTGCCATTTGTTGCATTTGGTGGAAGCCTTTTTAGTCTTCCTCACTATGTATCTTCTGGGTCcctgtgagagaaatgattactggtaaccaatgatttggggagattcagtttctcaccctttttcttttatcctcatttcaagACCTCAGGCTCTGAAGGTTGAGCTAACATTCTTCTGTAttcagaccccacccaggtgCGGAAGCCATTGTGCTCTCAGGTTTGgatggggataaattctttgaatagattgcccttGACTGGGGGTAACTTAGAAGTAAATAACATAATCAAAGTTCTGGTCTAGCCTGTCATTGTAATATCTGTTCTTTCATTAAtcattaaccaatcagagttaatTGCCACCCCTGGGAATACCCCTCTTCCAATGGGCATATAAGTGGTAAGTCCACTGCCACaattgtctttggtctaaaagATGGACAGATGACCATCCTTTTGTTAATAAACATGCTGGTATgattaataaaaggattaatttcccagaaattatgtctcttgaattttttaaaacacatttgtAAGGTCCCTAAGTATTTCGAATGTAGCCCTTTCTAGTTAGAAGGTACTTTAGACACCACCTAGTCTTactaccccattttatagatgaagaaaatgaagcccaagaAATTAAGTGCACCATACAAGGTCACACCAAGAGTGAATTATAGAATCAGTCTTAAGTTTCAGGTCTCTTGACTGCCAGGCTaattctcccaccccaccctgccccagcATATATACCTTTTAAGAAAATTTTCTTGTTCCAATTTATACACCCATTTATACACCATTTATACAATGCTTATACAAGCATTTATTGCTAGTCACTATATTTCAGGCACTTCACTcaggaaacaaatgaaaaagtgaaacCACTTGTCTGTTCACAGGTAAAGAATAAGGACTGGACGTATATTTTCAGTATTATAAAGAATGCTGAgaggaggaaattccttctaccagtaCACCTTCTGTGCCACTtatggtcttaaagagttgcctagaacaaaTTACTACACAATTGATAGAGCTGTAAATTAGTGGTGTGATTCTGAAATACAGTTAAAATCTGAGTTCCCAAACTTGCCAAATTCTATTATAATATTCTCTTTGAACCAGCTGTACCCCACCAGGCTCTTTCACCCCAAAATACAAGAAGGATGAAAAAACCTGAACAGAGATAAATAGTTATATCTTCTCTTTTCGTATTAGCTCCAAAGTGGAAACTAAGGGAGTTTCCTCCTCTTgtgaaatggataaacaaattacagtatgtgaatgtaatggacaGTTTCATAAGAGACTGGGAAGATCTCTAAGAACTAGTTAAAAGTGATAAGAACTAAgacaacaatttatacagtgagAACAACAGTagaaaaacagttttgaaagactttagaactgaACAATGTAATGATAAACTGCTATTCCAGAAGACTACATATGACAGGTACCAATCatgtattgttaaaaaaaaaaagtgatgaacttaaaatgcagagagaAACATTTTAAGGCGTGactaatatattttgttttgctggactatgtgTGTttataatgagttttttttttgctttgtttagaTGGAAGGGACAGTTTATAAATGCATGTAAAAATTAATAGAGTTATCCAAAGacgattagggaaaaaggaaaagaacctcagtgttctaaaatatttataacagctctctttgtggtgacagagaactggaaaatgtggggatgcctgtcaatcGTGGAATGGCTttgagaacaactttgagcatGTAAGTAATTTTGActcttataaatacccaaatgaactataaaggacatgaaggaagaagctatctgcatctagagaaagaactgtggagaatgtacagaatgattttacacacatatacatatttgtgtctaatggtagccatctctaggactgtggggagagggaaggaaaaaaaggaaaaaataatacatgataatgttatatatttaaaaggaatagcaagttgtatgtaatagatttgcagtttcatttacaatcatctttttttttttttaattattgaagAGCTTTATTCCACCCAACGCGGTaaacttggggggggggcggaatagTGCATTTAATCTTCCTCCTCGTCATCGCCAGTGCCCGCCCCTCCCTGGCCCTTCTTGGCATTCTTCCTCTTGACCCTGCCAGCCCGTCCACCACCGTAGGGTGAGCGCAGGGAGAAATCGATGTGCTTCTGGGAGTCGAGGCGCACGATGAAGGAGGGGATGTTCACCACCTGCTTTCTGACTCTGATGTGCCTCTGGCGGATGAGCACGCGCGCGTGGTGGATGGACTTGGCCAGGCCCAGCTTGAAGACCTGCGTCTGCAGGCACCGCTCCAGGAAGTCCTCGATCTTCAGGCCCAGGATGTAATCCAGCTTCATCTTGCCCTCGTCCAGGACGCCGATGCGCACCAGCCGCCGCAGCAGAGCGTTACCTTCGAACAGCCGCCGCGGGTCCTTCTCGTCCAGCGTGAGCAGCTCCCGCGCCGCCTTGCGGATCTTGGCCAGCGTGAACTTGACCCGCCACACCTCGCGCTTGTTGCGGAGCCCGTACTCGCCGATCAGCTTCAACTCCTGGTCCAGGCGCGACTTCTCGAAGGGCCGCCGCGGCGTCACGTACGTCTTCCGACAAACCCAGCTCCGGGCGACCGGCATCTTGGCCTAGCAGGACGGTCTGAGCCGCTCCTCCACCACGCTTCACAACCGGCTGAGAAAAGCtacaatatacaatatacaaaaaataatacatgataatgttatatatttaaaaggaatagcaagttgtatgtaatagatttgcagtttcatttacaatcatctttttaaaaaatatacaatttttaaaaaattaggataAAAAATAATAGAGTTGCCTTGAACcttaaagtttaagtgacttgagcagTCTCACAGTAACGGTATGCAATCTTTATCAAAATTGGTACTTGAATGCTGGTCTTCCTGGCTTAAAGGCTCCTTTTCTATCCACTAAACTAAGCAGCCTATGACAAATAATCCAATACAAAATATGGATGGATGATTTggaactggacttgtgatttcatcagtgtagtgaTCTTTCAGTGAGGAacttaaatgcaaagtaatttggcaGGGCAGGTGGACTATATTCGTccaattgtattattattttttttgtcataatgACCACCTCTATTTAGATTAGAATTTTCTCAAGAACATATGTACcccagatttttatttttaactctttattaCACTTCAGATCCCTTGAAAAATGCAGTTGCTTAATATGAGTATAAGTGTGATTGACTGATAACTGCTgtgatttcctttttccttttcctaagctcttgatttaattaaataataaccCAAGTAATTTCAGGTTTTTTCTTGCTGGTTATGTGATCTTTCAAAAGTCACTTACCTGATCTCAAACTAAATTTTGTTATATGCAAAATGATGGAGTTAGTCTAGACCATTGGTATCAAACTTAACTAGAAATGAGGGCAACTAAacaatacataaggatccctgtaggctgcattttggcttatttttaaaatgtaatatatacactttaatgaattttcatttattctgttaaatatttcccaattacattttaatctggttcaggccacacttggAAGTACTGTGGGCTATATGTTTTCTACTTCTGGTCCAGATAACTTACcagtccccttccagctctaaatctgatctTATAAACACAGAATATCacaaaagaggtagaaaaatgtTGGTTGTCTTGGTTTAAATTATTCTATTGTTATCCAAGCATGTTTCATGGAAATGTAGGAGAAAAATGTTCTCAAGTAAAGCTTATTTTTTTGAATTAGTGTCCATGATTATTGTTACATTCGTATGATTTTAAATGGAACAGTTATTGGTTctgttattattccattttttttaaaaatggagtccTCCACAGAACAGCCTCAGGGTGCAAAATGCTAAAATTAAAACATTAGTTAAATTGAATAAAAGAACTGTAGCTATTACCACAATACTAAATTGTATTCTTGGTAAGCCAGTATAAAAAGTTAGATCTTCCCCATTGAGTCTTAAAGTTTCCTATACCAGCAAAAATAAAGCTAGGGAATGGAAAAtgctttgtctcagtttcctgtggTGACAGTTGAGAAATGGAAGAACTTTATGGATTGATCTTAGTTGTGACAAAGGCATATCATGTATTATTTAAACTCCAGTATACCTAGGATTGTAAATTTAGCTGACTATATGAGGGAAATTCaattaaggagggaaaaaaacaaaacgacTTGTGCTTAGAGGCTGTCATCATAGTCCTCTTTATATTTCATATAGCTGGGTTTTTCACATcacttctatagcaaatttcgtCCTTTATGATTGTCTTTTGACAAACATCCTTTCAAGCTGTGAGCTTTATTTTGTGGTGAAAGAAATCTTGCTCTTTGACCTTAAGTGTACCTCAATACTGATTCAATATTACTCATTTCTATATTAGTTTGgttgtaggggtgtgtgtgtgtgtgtgtgtgtgtgtgaatattctGTTGTTTTAGCAACATGACTTCTTTTTCAGGAGAGGAAAAAGGTAATACCTTTCTACCCTATCATGAAACCTACAAAAAATTCACCTCATACCAATTATTTTTTAGATGTGAACCATTGGAAGAACTCCATTTCTGTTCATGATCTTTGGATTTTAGCCTGTATTCTGGCATTTCTTTGTTCTGTCTTCTCAATCCTGCTAGAAACTCTTAGGCAATGTAAACTCTCAGAGACTTTGAAACCAAATCAGACACAAAGGAGTTTGCATCAGGGTATGGAGCTAAGGGATtgtaaatttaaatttcttttctcttcagtaCAACATTGTTTACCAGGGAGGAGAACTGATGAGGGGAACGTGATTGTAAATGCACAGTTGTAGGATATGCTCTGAAAACACCTAATGTAATCTTTTATTTATAAGCTAAAATATCTATAAACATCTATGGCCTCTGATGCCCCTTCTATCTCAGAGTCTCTGATGCCATGTTCTATGGCTTTTTATACCCTGATAGTTAGAACAGAATGTTAGTAGTGGAAAACTACATCTTGCATCAGAAAGCAAGGTTTGAATATCAGCTCTggcattttttaattttgtgttgaCTGTTGACCctgtgctgagcctgaagtcaggaggtcctgagctcaagtctagcctcagacacttataagctgtatgaccttgggcaagatatgtaacatctatttgcctcagttttctcatctgtaaaatggggatgataata
It encodes the following:
- the LOC118847779 gene encoding 40S ribosomal protein S9-like; the protein is MPVARSWVCRKTYVTPRRPFEKSRLDQELKLIGEYGLRNKREVWRVKFTLAKIRKAARELLTLDEKDPRRLFEGNALLRRLVRIGVLDEGKMKLDYILGLKIEDFLERCLQTQVFKLGLAKSIHHARVLIRQRHIRVRKQVVNIPSFIVRLDSQKHIDFSLRSPYGGGRAGRVKRKNAKKGQGGAGTGDDEEED